One region of Chryseobacterium sp. C-71 genomic DNA includes:
- a CDS encoding sterol desaturase family protein, giving the protein MNFLIVVATFFIMEGITWMVHKYIMHGFLWTLHRDHHDHSNEGDLERNDYFFAIFAIPTIALMYYGTINNFNAYFYIAIGITLYGMAYFFVHDIFIHQRFKFLRDTQNPYLLAIRRAHKQHHKHTEKEMGECFGFLWVPVKYFKMYFNKNKK; this is encoded by the coding sequence ATGAATTTTCTAATTGTAGTTGCAACATTTTTCATCATGGAAGGCATCACGTGGATGGTTCATAAATATATCATGCATGGTTTTTTATGGACGCTACATCGAGATCATCACGACCACAGCAACGAAGGAGATTTAGAAAGAAATGATTATTTCTTTGCCATTTTTGCAATCCCAACGATTGCTTTGATGTATTACGGCACAATCAATAATTTCAATGCTTACTTCTATATCGCTATCGGGATTACATTATACGGAATGGCATATTTCTTCGTTCATGATATCTTTATCCATCAGCGTTTTAAATTTCTCAGAGACACCCAAAATCCTTATTTATTGGCTATAAGACGTGCTCACAAGCAACATCACAAGCATACCGAGAAGGAAATGGGAGAATGTTTCGGGTTTTTGTGGGTTCCTGTGAAATATTTTAAAATGTATTTTAATAAAAACAAAAAGTAA
- a CDS encoding lycopene cyclase domain-containing protein, producing MWQYTYLAINFFTVIICFLFSFHPKIKFHKHFKAFIMASFLVAIFFITWDVWFTDIGVWWFNDRYLIGKRLFGLPIEELMFFICIPFSCVFTYFCLDKFFKLDWKESVEKIFVIISITFLLCLAVYFENKIYPFITFFTTAISLFILYFILKARWIGKASLIYLILMPGFLAVNGILTGTGLDSPIVNYNPERIIGLRILTIPIEDTVYGYEMILWNIFLFYRFKKEEKNPDLI from the coding sequence ATGTGGCAATACACGTATTTGGCGATCAATTTTTTCACGGTGATTATCTGTTTTTTATTTTCATTTCATCCGAAGATAAAGTTTCATAAGCATTTTAAAGCGTTTATTATGGCTTCGTTTTTAGTGGCCATATTTTTTATTACTTGGGATGTTTGGTTTACTGATATTGGAGTTTGGTGGTTTAATGACCGATATTTAATCGGAAAAAGATTATTCGGACTTCCGATTGAAGAGTTGATGTTTTTTATCTGCATTCCTTTTTCTTGTGTGTTTACTTATTTTTGTTTAGACAAATTCTTCAAACTCGATTGGAAAGAAAGTGTTGAAAAGATATTTGTAATCATTTCAATCACTTTTTTACTTTGCTTAGCAGTTTATTTTGAGAACAAAATTTATCCTTTCATTACATTTTTCACCACAGCAATCAGTCTTTTCATTCTATATTTTATTTTGAAAGCAAGGTGGATTGGTAAAGCTTCTCTTATTTATTTAATATTAATGCCCGGATTCCTCGCTGTTAACGGAATTCTCACAGGAACCGGGCTCGATTCTCCTATTGTCAACTATAATCCTGAGAGAATAATTGGATTAAGAATTTTAACAATCCCAATTGAAGACACCGTTTATGGTTACGAAATGATTCTGTGGAATATCTTTTTATTTTACAGATTTAAAAAAGAAGAAAAGAATCCTGACTTGATCTAA
- a CDS encoding SRPBCC family protein — translation MVHQLKREQQLDCDIETAWKFFSSANNLSKITPKDMNFIVRTKLENDEIYEGMIIDYYVSPLLGIKMDWQTKITQVDQRRSFTDFQMKGPYKLWNHYHEFIPNEKGVLIKDTVDYELPMGFLGEIAHKLFVKNKLEHIFSYRFNILEEMFNSKKNK, via the coding sequence ATGGTACACCAACTTAAAAGAGAACAACAATTAGACTGCGATATAGAAACTGCCTGGAAATTCTTTTCATCAGCCAATAATCTTTCTAAAATCACTCCGAAAGACATGAATTTCATTGTCAGAACAAAATTAGAAAACGATGAGATTTACGAAGGAATGATTATCGACTACTATGTTTCACCACTTTTAGGGATTAAGATGGATTGGCAAACTAAAATTACACAAGTCGACCAGCGAAGAAGTTTCACAGACTTTCAAATGAAAGGACCTTACAAATTGTGGAATCATTATCATGAATTTATCCCTAATGAAAAAGGTGTTTTAATAAAAGATACCGTAGACTATGAACTCCCCATGGGTTTTTTAGGAGAAATTGCCCACAAACTTTTTGTAAAAAATAAATTGGAGCATATTTTCAGTTACCGTTTTAATATTCTGGAAGAAATGTTTAATTCTAAAAAGAATAAATAA
- a CDS encoding phytoene/squalene synthase family protein, protein MKKLFDDLSYKISKQTTKQYSTSFSLGILALSPKIRNSIYAIYGYVRLADEIVDSFHDFDRSTLLARFRDQTNQALEEKISLNPILQCFQETIHRYEIDIKLIDQFLNSMEMDLQKIDYNSDLYKQYILGSAEVVGLMCLHIFVDGNKEQYEILKPSAMKLGSAFQKVNFLRDLKDDYQVLGRTYFPNVDITYFDNTVKEHIENDIQQEFKEALEGIKNLPNSARFGVYLAYRYYISLFRKIKRTPAKKIINQRIRISNGRKFSLMMSSYVQYKMSYL, encoded by the coding sequence ATGAAAAAACTATTTGACGATCTCTCTTACAAGATCAGTAAACAGACCACAAAGCAATACAGCACCAGTTTTTCATTGGGTATTTTGGCTTTGTCACCAAAAATCAGAAATTCGATTTACGCTATTTACGGATATGTGCGTTTAGCTGACGAAATTGTCGACAGCTTCCATGATTTTGACCGTTCTACTCTATTGGCACGCTTCCGAGATCAGACGAATCAGGCTTTGGAAGAAAAAATTTCTTTAAATCCTATTTTACAGTGCTTTCAGGAGACGATTCACCGATATGAAATTGATATTAAATTAATTGATCAGTTTCTCAACAGCATGGAGATGGATCTTCAGAAAATTGATTACAATTCAGATTTATATAAACAATACATCTTGGGTTCGGCAGAAGTTGTGGGTTTGATGTGTCTTCATATTTTTGTGGACGGAAATAAAGAACAATATGAAATACTGAAACCTTCGGCGATGAAATTAGGTTCGGCTTTTCAGAAGGTTAATTTTTTGAGAGATTTGAAAGATGATTATCAGGTTTTGGGGCGTACCTATTTCCCGAATGTTGATATTACGTATTTTGATAATACAGTGAAAGAACATATCGAAAATGATATTCAGCAGGAATTTAAAGAAGCTTTAGAAGGAATTAAAAACTTACCAAACTCAGCAAGATTTGGCGTTTATTTGGCATACAGATATTATATTTCATTATTCAGAAAAATTAAAAGAACTCCGGCAAAAAAAATTATCAATCAAAGAATCAGAATTTCAAACGGAAGAAAATTTTCGCTGATGATGAGCAGTTACGTTCAATACAAAATGTCTTATTTATAG
- a CDS encoding DUF421 domain-containing protein: MFLSIFLNFSWKEFFLGGEEWIFLLEIVLRTIIMFLTIIIGLRILGKRGVKQLSVFELVVIIGLGSAAGDPMFYKDVGIISSIIVFIVIILVYSLLTYLIGRFKKLENLLEGKPICLIQDGVFLVDNFKKENLGSDEFFSELRLKGISHLGQIETAIEETSGDISVFFYDEKDIKFGLPVMPNSLDHPLKNISKEDHYSCTFCGYTEEKQIGNAGTCKNCNKENWVEASNKKRIT; this comes from the coding sequence ATGTTTCTCTCAATATTTTTAAATTTTAGCTGGAAAGAATTTTTTTTAGGCGGCGAAGAATGGATCTTTCTACTTGAAATTGTTTTGCGTACCATCATCATGTTTCTTACCATTATTATTGGTTTAAGGATTTTAGGGAAAAGAGGGGTGAAACAATTATCTGTTTTTGAGCTGGTCGTTATTATCGGGTTAGGTTCTGCAGCAGGCGATCCTATGTTTTATAAAGATGTGGGAATCATTTCTTCGATTATTGTTTTTATTGTTATTATTTTGGTTTACAGTCTTTTAACTTATCTTATCGGAAGATTTAAAAAGCTTGAAAATTTACTCGAAGGAAAACCGATATGTCTTATACAAGACGGTGTCTTTTTAGTTGATAATTTCAAAAAAGAAAATTTAGGTAGCGACGAATTTTTTTCTGAATTACGGTTGAAAGGAATTTCGCATTTGGGTCAGATAGAAACAGCTATTGAAGAGACTTCGGGAGATATCAGTGTGTTTTTTTATGATGAGAAAGATATCAAATTTGGTCTGCCGGTAATGCCAAATTCTTTAGATCATCCTTTAAAAAATATTTCGAAAGAAGATCACTACTCTTGTACATTTTGCGGATATACAGAAGAAAAACAAATCGGAAATGCAGGAACCTGTAAAAATTGTAATAAAGAAAATTGGGTCGAGGCGAGCAATAAAAAACGAATAACATAA
- a CDS encoding xanthine dehydrogenase family protein molybdopterin-binding subunit has protein sequence MGFFDNETDFVMPVEGRVEGIAKVKGQGKYAAEYKVDNLCYGVLVTSEIASGSIKSINTDDAKQAEGLLDIISHLKKPSVPGFADEAKIKESKFGLPVFHTDKIYFKGQPVALVIAETLEEATYAASLVKVEYTTAPFEVDFNQAKNKVELKPAGKERGDEKSWSNSPFTIDQQYNIAAEIHNPMEMHATIAHWYAEDKLRLHDKNQGVNGVQKTFSGLFGIPVDNIQVISEFVGGGFGSGLKVWPHALAAVLGAKQVNRPVKLMLTRPQMFHSVGYRPASWQRIKLGANQDGKITGVLHQAKNGCAIYDSFSDGITRVTRLIYQFDNLKTENAVVPLNLSAPTWMRGPGDCTGDFAVESALDELSYQLKMDPVELRYKNLAIEKNPETGLPWSTNFLKEAIEKGAKMISWNLRKPTPGATTEGDWKIGYGMAVGMWNAGRNKAGAGIRMTKDGNVVLQTAMTDIGTGTGTGMMNILHERSGISRNKIKIELGNSDLPPAGSQGGSTGLSSISGAVAAVCDALKLKLAEYASVSNQKFKNAVIADIILSDKGVSFQKEGDNFLSYQDIFAKNNLNLIEVEASSEPGEEKKKFSFCSSAAHFCKVKVNTKTGKIVVDKMVVVVDGGKIINQKPAANQISGAAVGGIGMALMEKMSVDERLGSLIANDLAGYHFPVNADAPIIEVAFINKPDLNLNPSGAKGLGEVGIIGAAPALANAIYNATGKRFRNLPITPDQFF, from the coding sequence ATGGGATTTTTTGACAATGAAACTGATTTTGTAATGCCTGTTGAAGGCAGAGTAGAAGGAATTGCAAAGGTAAAAGGACAAGGGAAATATGCCGCAGAATATAAAGTAGACAACCTCTGTTATGGAGTTTTGGTAACGAGTGAAATTGCATCGGGTTCAATTAAATCAATCAATACAGACGATGCAAAACAGGCTGAAGGATTACTCGATATTATTTCTCACCTGAAAAAACCTTCAGTTCCGGGATTTGCGGATGAAGCGAAGATAAAAGAATCAAAATTCGGACTTCCGGTTTTCCATACCGATAAAATTTATTTTAAAGGACAGCCTGTCGCTTTAGTGATTGCTGAAACTTTGGAAGAAGCGACTTACGCTGCATCTTTGGTGAAAGTAGAATATACAACTGCTCCTTTTGAAGTCGATTTTAATCAGGCTAAAAATAAAGTCGAATTAAAACCTGCCGGAAAGGAAAGAGGTGACGAAAAAAGTTGGAGCAATTCACCATTTACGATAGACCAACAATACAATATTGCAGCGGAAATTCATAATCCGATGGAAATGCACGCAACTATTGCACATTGGTATGCAGAAGATAAATTAAGATTACACGATAAAAATCAGGGAGTAAATGGTGTTCAGAAAACTTTTTCCGGATTATTCGGAATTCCTGTCGATAATATACAAGTTATCAGTGAGTTTGTAGGTGGCGGTTTTGGCTCGGGCTTAAAGGTCTGGCCGCATGCTTTAGCAGCAGTTTTGGGAGCTAAACAGGTGAATAGACCAGTTAAATTGATGCTGACAAGACCTCAAATGTTTCACTCGGTAGGTTACAGACCTGCGTCTTGGCAGAGAATAAAGCTAGGTGCCAATCAGGACGGTAAAATCACAGGAGTTTTGCATCAGGCAAAAAATGGTTGTGCTATTTATGATTCTTTTAGTGATGGAATAACAAGAGTGACGAGATTAATCTATCAATTTGACAATCTTAAAACTGAAAATGCAGTCGTTCCTTTAAATCTTAGTGCACCAACATGGATGCGTGGCCCCGGCGACTGCACTGGTGATTTTGCTGTGGAATCTGCTTTGGATGAATTGAGTTATCAGTTGAAAATGGATCCTGTTGAACTCAGATATAAAAATTTAGCCATTGAAAAAAATCCTGAAACGGGATTGCCTTGGTCTACAAATTTCCTGAAAGAAGCCATAGAAAAAGGTGCTAAAATGATCAGCTGGAATTTACGCAAACCTACACCGGGAGCAACCACCGAAGGCGATTGGAAAATTGGCTACGGAATGGCAGTCGGAATGTGGAATGCCGGACGAAACAAAGCCGGAGCAGGAATTAGGATGACAAAGGATGGAAATGTCGTTTTACAAACCGCAATGACCGACATCGGAACGGGAACAGGAACAGGAATGATGAATATCTTGCATGAGCGTTCAGGTATTTCACGAAATAAAATAAAAATTGAATTAGGAAATTCAGATTTACCACCTGCTGGAAGTCAGGGCGGAAGTACAGGTTTATCATCAATCAGTGGTGCTGTGGCTGCAGTGTGTGATGCTTTGAAGTTGAAACTTGCGGAATATGCTTCGGTTTCAAATCAAAAGTTTAAAAATGCGGTCATTGCAGATATCATACTTTCAGATAAAGGAGTTTCTTTTCAGAAAGAAGGTGATAATTTCCTTTCTTATCAGGATATTTTCGCTAAAAATAATTTAAATCTAATTGAAGTGGAGGCTTCATCAGAACCAGGCGAAGAGAAGAAGAAGTTTTCTTTTTGTTCGTCAGCTGCGCATTTTTGTAAGGTAAAAGTAAATACCAAAACCGGAAAAATAGTTGTCGATAAAATGGTTGTTGTTGTAGACGGCGGAAAAATCATTAATCAAAAACCCGCTGCAAATCAGATTTCAGGCGCTGCAGTTGGCGGAATAGGAATGGCTTTGATGGAAAAAATGTCGGTTGATGAAAGACTAGGAAGTCTTATTGCCAACGATTTGGCGGGATATCATTTCCCTGTCAACGCTGACGCACCGATTATCGAAGTGGCTTTTATCAATAAACCAGATTTAAATCTTAACCCAAGTGGTGCAAAAGGTTTGGGTGAAGTAGGAATCATTGGTGCTGCGCCGGCTCTTGCCAATGCAATTTACAATGCAACCGGAAAACGTTTCAGAAATTTACCGATTACTCCGGATCAGTTTTTTTAG
- a CDS encoding MarR family winged helix-turn-helix transcriptional regulator encodes MNFNLVKDTVALLEEFNLNNANLDYPSTIEGFKAWIYNQESKKQSTRDNDTDWEGKENGRTAESAITTLLVHLNRYAKTYSKSAISDSDFSTQEDFIYLITLKSFGKMSKIDLIKKNIHDKPVGNLVINRLLKQGWIEQNDSAQDKRIKLIHVTREGLKALENQMEKIRQATKIVSGNLTHSEKIELIRILNKLDSFHHPIYNKNIDSKDLINTVYKDFSFENN; translated from the coding sequence ATGAATTTTAATTTAGTAAAAGACACCGTTGCTCTTCTCGAAGAATTTAATTTGAATAACGCCAATTTAGATTATCCTTCAACCATCGAAGGCTTTAAAGCCTGGATTTATAATCAGGAATCTAAAAAACAATCAACACGAGATAACGACACAGATTGGGAAGGAAAGGAAAACGGGAGAACTGCAGAAAGTGCCATCACCACCTTATTAGTACACCTAAATAGATATGCAAAAACATATTCAAAATCTGCAATTTCAGATTCTGATTTTTCTACGCAGGAAGATTTTATTTATTTAATTACGCTTAAATCATTTGGCAAAATGTCTAAAATCGATTTAATCAAAAAAAACATTCACGATAAACCTGTGGGAAATCTTGTGATCAACCGACTTCTGAAACAAGGATGGATTGAGCAAAATGATTCAGCACAAGATAAAAGAATCAAATTAATTCACGTTACAAGAGAAGGTTTGAAAGCTCTTGAAAATCAAATGGAAAAGATTCGTCAGGCAACAAAAATTGTTTCAGGAAATCTTACTCACTCAGAAAAAATAGAATTGATTAGAATTCTTAATAAACTCGATAGCTTCCATCATCCGATTTACAACAAAAATATTGACAGCAAAGATCTTATAAATACTGTTTATAAGGATTTTTCATTTGAAAATAATTAA
- a CDS encoding NAD(P)/FAD-dependent oxidoreductase: MSKIAIIGSGFSGLSAAAYSAKKGHEVHVFEKNSSLGGRARKFITDNGYTFDMGPSWYWMPDIIENFFTDFGKKTSDFFQLIPLNPQFEMVFSDGNMQIPHDYNEMKNLFESTEKGAGKKLDEFMEDAQYKYEVGMKDFVNKPCHSWFEFVSPKIAKSALKLDLLSNFHKFVRKYFKNPKLIMLMEFPVIFLGAAPKDIPALYSLMNYGGYKLGTWYPMGGFSKIIDAMAEVAKEQGVQFHLNSNIDSIKINQNKATAVSVNGKDIEFDSVIASSDYHHTENSLLPKEYRNYTEDYWKKRTFAPSCLIYYLGFKEKIPNLKHHTLFFENDLDLHTTEIYDDKKWPTKPLFYVCCPSKTDPNVAPENCENVFLLMPVATGLEDNEEVREQYFNEMIFRLEKQTETSDLKSKLEYKKSYCIKDFKEDYNAYEGNAYGLANTLSQTAVLKPSLRNKKISNLFYTGQLTVPGPGVPPSIISGKIAAIEATK; encoded by the coding sequence ATGAGTAAGATAGCAATCATTGGTTCAGGATTTTCAGGATTGTCGGCTGCAGCTTACTCTGCAAAGAAAGGTCACGAAGTTCATGTATTTGAAAAGAACAGCAGCTTAGGCGGAAGAGCGAGAAAATTTATTACCGATAACGGCTACACTTTTGACATGGGACCAAGCTGGTATTGGATGCCGGATATTATTGAGAATTTCTTTACTGATTTTGGTAAAAAAACATCAGATTTCTTTCAACTAATACCGCTAAACCCTCAGTTTGAAATGGTTTTTTCTGACGGAAATATGCAGATTCCTCATGATTACAACGAGATGAAAAATCTCTTTGAATCTACAGAAAAAGGAGCAGGCAAAAAGCTCGATGAATTCATGGAAGATGCTCAGTACAAATATGAAGTCGGTATGAAAGATTTCGTTAACAAGCCTTGTCATTCTTGGTTTGAATTTGTTTCTCCAAAGATTGCCAAAAGTGCTTTAAAACTTGATTTATTATCCAATTTCCACAAATTCGTCAGAAAATATTTCAAAAATCCGAAACTGATTATGCTGATGGAATTTCCTGTAATTTTCCTGGGAGCTGCTCCAAAAGACATTCCCGCATTATACAGTCTGATGAATTATGGCGGTTACAAACTCGGAACATGGTATCCGATGGGCGGATTTTCAAAAATTATTGATGCAATGGCAGAAGTTGCGAAAGAACAAGGAGTTCAATTTCATTTAAATTCAAATATAGATTCAATAAAAATCAATCAAAACAAAGCTACGGCCGTTTCTGTGAATGGAAAAGATATTGAATTTGACAGCGTAATTGCATCTTCAGATTATCATCACACAGAAAATAGTTTACTTCCGAAAGAATATAGAAACTACACCGAAGATTACTGGAAAAAAAGAACTTTCGCCCCTTCATGTTTAATTTATTATTTAGGATTTAAAGAAAAAATTCCAAATCTGAAACATCATACTTTGTTTTTTGAAAATGATCTGGATTTGCATACCACCGAAATTTATGACGATAAAAAATGGCCTACGAAACCATTATTTTATGTTTGTTGTCCGTCTAAGACCGACCCAAATGTCGCTCCTGAAAATTGTGAAAACGTATTTCTATTAATGCCGGTTGCGACAGGTTTGGAAGATAATGAAGAAGTGAGAGAACAATATTTTAACGAAATGATCTTCAGACTCGAAAAACAAACTGAAACATCTGATCTAAAATCAAAATTAGAGTATAAAAAAAGCTATTGTATCAAAGATTTTAAAGAAGATTATAATGCCTATGAAGGAAATGCTTACGGATTGGCCAACACACTTTCCCAAACAGCAGTTTTAAAACCCTCATTAAGAAATAAAAAAATAAGTAATTTATTCTATACCGGACAGTTGACGGTACCAGGACCAGGAGTTCCGCCATCGATTATTTCGGGAAAAATTGCAGCCATTGAAGCCACTAAATAA